TTGGCCAAGGCGGCCAACCATGAGGAGCAGCAGCATGTGGGAAACCAAACCGGAGGACGGGTATTTCTGTTTCTCTATACCGACAACTTGGCTCGCGACTACAAAAACCTTGTTGAAAAAGGCGTTACCATTGTTCGCCCACCCGTGGTGGAGGCGTACGGAACGGTAGCCGTATTTGCCGACCTTTACGGAAATTTGTGGGATTTGCTGGAGCCAAAAGGGTAGGTTAAACTTATCTACCCCTGCAGTATTCAACCTCATTTTGCAAGTAGGCATCTCGTTGCCCTACCTGTTTAGCAATAAAAGTGTCAGTTCCGCATGATTTCACTGGAACTCCGCATCGAATAAAACCAACTATATCCGCGTTGAAGACAGAAGTGAACTAGTCGCCAAGCATCGATAATGATTCCTGTATTGCTTCAATTCGAGCTGGCCTATTTATTGAATAAGTATGGCTATTAGCCGCCAAAAAATTAAAAAGAGCGAGGGATTTTTCCAATAAATTCCGTTTTAGCGCAGCATCCTGTTGCACCATTGCATCTTGGTAAAACAGCTCTGCCAGCATCTCCATTCTTGGAATGCTATCCTTTTGCAAGTCTTTTTCAGCAACAAATCCGGCGATAATACTCTCAATGCTGCTGCTGTAAAAGAAAGTGATGTTGTTACCCAAATATTGTTCGTAAAGGCCACTGAGCTGGATTCGAATCTCCTCAACGTTGTCCTTATACCTTCCTGAAAATAACTCGGTTAAAGCATCAAAGAACTGCTTCACCATTCGCATTAAATAATCTCTTTTTATCATGACGTTTATGCCTGCAAGAAAAAGAACAAAATGGAAAACGAACTATTGAAAATGGAGATTAACTTTTAAGCGTCAATTGATGTATGCTTTACTGTTCTGTGGCTGCAGCGTATGAATACTAACTCCCTCGCATCTATCCTACCTGACATTTCCATAAAACCTTAGCATTTCAAAGTTAGTAAATAATTGCGCCTCTCCCACCGTCATCCTATACTGGTCCTGTTCCCACAGCACAATGGGCGCCAATAGCAATATTTTTTCCTACCTTTAGGATTTTGTGGTTATAAATCCAGCCTAATGCCATGATAAAGTTTGCCGTTATTGAAAATCGGGTTGATAAGAGCGACAACCACCTCCACCGTGTAGAAAGTTTAGGCCCATTGCACGACGTAACAACTACACCCCTTTGTGAAGAATCTATTGACAGCATAACCGAAAACGAAAAGGTAGTGGTGGTATTCAATATCAAGCTCGACGATGAGGAGGGCAAAGCACTGCTCCGCCTTGTACGTAACCAACAAGCAAAGGTGTGCCTTTACCTTTCGGAAGATGTGGAAAACCCCTTTTCTCCCAAC
This window of the Williamwhitmania sp. genome carries:
- a CDS encoding VOC family protein; the protein is MKQHIAHVTLLVNDYDEAIEFYTQKLHFTLLEDTSLTDTKRWVRVAPPGSTATYLLLAKAANHEEQQHVGNQTGGRVFLFLYTDNLARDYKNLVEKGVTIVRPPVVEAYGTVAVFADLYGNLWDLLEPKG